One genomic window of Rhizomicrobium sp. includes the following:
- a CDS encoding tannase/feruloyl esterase family alpha/beta hydrolase: protein MPALRRPALAIAAGLSMLFAAGAAQAACEDLAQFPVVDGKITSAAMVEANTAIALPGLPISLPAPAKFCRVAVTLTPTPDSSIMAEVWLPEAAGWNQKFLGAGNGGFGGTVAAPMLDMRKALERGYATAGDDLGHETPFPKIDASWAIGHPEKVKDFAYRADHVTAVFAKALIAAYYGKPPKYSYFRGCSNGGHEAMMEAIRYPDDYDGIIAGAPANSWTHLMTNFLWNERALSETAISRISDAKLSLVQSAVMAKCDARDGVTDGIINDPSTCRFDPRKLLCKAGDGADCLTQAELDALLKIYGGPIDPVTHKPIYPGFPVGGEGLAKNWTQWITAADSSQAQFANQFFGAIVKGDPNWDYRSFDFHKDVVLADATIGPIINSNSDDLRAFAAHGGKLILFQGWDDAAVTAYGTIAYYRSIQKKMGAATTAGFARLFVAPGMMHCGDGPGPNSLDCVAALEQWREQGVAPAQILAAHYSNPLAVLAGLPAGDPTSTRPVCAYPSVAHWTGTGSADQAANYVCQGPGAGRTHH, encoded by the coding sequence ATGCCGGCGCTTCGCCGGCCCGCACTCGCCATCGCGGCCGGCCTCAGCATGCTGTTCGCCGCCGGCGCCGCACAGGCGGCGTGCGAAGACCTGGCGCAATTTCCCGTGGTCGACGGCAAGATCACGTCGGCGGCCATGGTCGAGGCGAACACGGCGATCGCGCTGCCCGGCCTGCCCATCAGCCTGCCGGCGCCGGCGAAGTTCTGCCGCGTCGCGGTCACGCTGACGCCGACGCCGGATTCGTCGATCATGGCCGAGGTCTGGCTGCCCGAAGCGGCCGGTTGGAACCAGAAATTCCTCGGCGCCGGCAATGGCGGCTTCGGCGGCACGGTCGCCGCGCCGATGCTCGACATGCGCAAGGCGCTGGAGCGCGGCTATGCGACGGCGGGCGACGATCTGGGTCACGAGACGCCCTTTCCCAAGATCGATGCGAGCTGGGCGATCGGCCATCCCGAGAAGGTGAAGGACTTCGCCTATCGCGCCGATCACGTCACCGCCGTGTTCGCCAAGGCGCTGATCGCCGCCTATTACGGCAAGCCGCCGAAATATTCCTATTTCCGCGGCTGCTCGAATGGCGGCCACGAGGCGATGATGGAGGCGATCCGCTATCCGGACGATTACGACGGTATCATCGCAGGCGCGCCGGCGAATTCCTGGACCCATCTGATGACCAACTTCCTGTGGAACGAGCGCGCCCTGAGCGAAACGGCGATAAGCCGGATTTCGGACGCCAAGCTGTCGCTGGTGCAGAGCGCCGTGATGGCGAAATGCGACGCAAGGGACGGCGTCACGGACGGCATCATCAACGATCCCTCGACCTGCCGCTTCGATCCGCGCAAGCTTCTGTGCAAGGCCGGCGACGGCGCGGATTGCCTGACCCAGGCCGAGCTCGACGCCTTGCTGAAGATTTACGGCGGCCCGATCGATCCCGTGACGCATAAGCCTATCTATCCGGGCTTTCCCGTCGGCGGCGAGGGCCTGGCGAAGAACTGGACGCAGTGGATCACCGCGGCCGATTCCTCGCAGGCGCAGTTCGCCAATCAGTTCTTCGGCGCCATCGTGAAGGGCGATCCCAATTGGGACTATCGCAGCTTCGACTTCCACAAGGATGTCGTGCTGGCCGACGCGACGATCGGACCCATCATCAACTCCAATAGCGACGATCTGCGGGCGTTCGCGGCGCATGGCGGCAAGCTCATCCTGTTCCAGGGCTGGGACGACGCCGCCGTCACCGCCTATGGGACGATCGCCTATTATCGCAGCATCCAGAAGAAGATGGGCGCGGCGACGACAGCCGGCTTCGCCCGCCTGTTCGTCGCGCCAGGCATGATGCATTGCGGGGATGGACCAGGACCCAACAGCCTCGACTGCGTCGCGGCGCTGGAGCAATGGCGCGAACAGGGCGTGGCGCCGGCGCAGATCCTCGCGGCCCATTATTCCAATCCGCTCGCCGTGCTGGCCGGGCTGCCGGCCGGCGATCCGACATCGACGCGCCCGGTCTGCGCCTATCCCAGCGTGGCGCATTGGACGGGAACCGGCTCGGCCGATCAGGCCGCGAACTATGTGTGCCAAGGGCCGGGGGCCGGCCGGACGCACCACTGA